In the genome of Anaerolineaceae bacterium oral taxon 439, the window CCGGTTCGAGCTGAAGCCCAACCGCGGGACGTTCTACCGGCATGGCTACGTTATCGAAGAACCGTTCGCCAGCGCCGAACCGGTCGCGACCCCGAACGGCGTTTCAGCGTCGTTCACGTACACGCTCCAGCCGGGAAATCCGCTTTTCACGGAATTCCCAATCGAAAACCGGCTGACGCTGACAATAACGCTCAGCGATCGGCGGCTCCAAGTCGGAGTCGAAATAGCGAATCTGGACCCGGAAAACCGGCTGCCCTTCGGCTTCGGGCTTCATCCATACTTCAATCTTCACGGCCCCCGCGATACGATTCAAATCCGCGTCCCCATGAAGCTCAGGGTCGACCCGGATCGGGGAACGCTCGCCGATCCCGCGCTGGGAACGTACGACCTGCGGAGCGAACGCACGATTGAGGACATGGTCATCGACGACGTTTTTCAGGGAATGACGCCGGACCAGCCGATGACGCTGACGTATGGCGCGATCGGGAAGCGGCTGACGATTTCCGCCGGCGAACCGTTCACGCACAGCGTCGTCTATTCACCCGAAGGCGCGCCATATATCTGCCTCGAAAGCTGGACCTGTTCCCATGATGCGCATCGGCTTTACGCCGATGGGAAACAGGACGCCGCCCACCTGATCATCCTGCCGCCGGGCGAGACGATCCACGCGGCCGTCGAATACCGCGTCGATCCGGTCTGAGTCCGGCGCGTGAAAACGCCCGCGTTCATATGACGCGGGCGTTTGGGCTTCATAAAGCAAGCGAAGCTGACTTTATCGCCAGCTATGGATTAAATTAATCCAGACGATAGTTTCCGAGGAAACTGGCTAATGCTGCGAAAGCAATTAAAACGAAGACTGTCATTTTCCCTTTCCTTTCCCCACATTCAGCCTTGCTGAACCGTGATCAGCGCGGGAATTCCTGTTCCCCGCCGATCGCCCTTATTGTAGGGCAAAAGTTATTTTGCATATGACATTCGTCGCAAAAATGTGACAAATGTCATATGCGCAAAAACTAAACGTTTCCTGGAAAAGGAATAGAGCGAATCGCCCCGGCCGCCGCGGACTTCCGCGTACGATTTCCCCGCTTAAAGCCGCAGCCGGCAAATCGCCGTTCCCATCGGGATTCGGGCGATCGCCGACTGTTTTGAAACGTTTGCCGCATGGACCGTTTCGCAGCGCGCCTCAGGCGGCTTCAAGCCCTCAGCCGCTTACTCCTTCAACGCTCCGGAGCTCAGCGACGTTACCAGGATATTCTGCGTCACGACGAACGAGATCACGAACGGGATCGCGATCAGGAGCGCCCCAGCGCAGAAGACCGTAAACTCGTTCTTCCGATCTGTCACGAACGTCAGCAGCCCGATCGCCAGCGTCTGCTTCGCGTTCGAGCGCAGCACTAACTTCGCAAAAATATACTCCATCCAGGGCCCCGTGAAGCTCGAAATCGCCAGGAAGGTAATAATCGGCTTCGTCAGCGGCAGCACGATCTGGAAAAATGTCCGCGCGTTCGACGCGCCGTCGATCTTCGCCGCTTCGTCGAGCGTCCGCGGAATCGAGTCGACGTAGCTCTTAACCAGCCAGGTATTATACGGAACGTTCCCGGCCGTATAAATCAGGACCATCCCCCAGAGCGTATCGAGACCGCCCAATCGGAGCAGGATCACATAAATCGCAACCATGCCCAAAAACGACGGAAAAATCTGCAAAATCAGGAACGACAGCATCAGGCTCTTCTTAAACGGGAAGCGGAACCGCGAAAATACGTACGCCGCAATCGTGCAGACGAAGACCGTCGCCAGCGACACGCCTACGGCGATCATCAGCGTATTCTTGAACCAGAGCAGGTAATTCGACTTACGGAACAGCTTGGCAAAATGTTCAAACGTAAACCCGTTCCCGAATGGAACCGTGCTCAGATTGGAAATCGAGCTTCCGGGCGTAAACGCGGCGGATATCAGGTAGACAACCGGGTACAGCACGAGCAGCGCGGCCAGCGTCAGAAACACATAAACCAGAACCATATTCGCCGTGCGAACGAATTTATCCCGCCGCACCATCCTCTCAAATTGCGCGTTGGTCATCAGATTTCTCCTTCCTTGAATGATTTCGTGCGGCGGAAGTTATAGATCGCGAACGGCGCTAAAATCGCGAAGATGCAAATCGCGATCACCGACGCGTAGTTATACTTCAGCAGGTTAATCGTCAGCTTATAAATCCAGGTCACCAGGATATCGGTCCCGCCCGCGCCGGTCAGCGTCGAATCCGAAACGATCGGATCGCCCCCGGTCAGGAAGAAAATCGCGCCAAAGTTATTGATATTGAACGTAAACGACATAATAATCAGCGGCATCGTCTGGTACAGCACCTGCGGCAGCGTAATATAGCGGAACGTCTGGTAATTCGACGCGCCGTCGATCTGCGCCGCCTCAAACTGATCCCCGCTGATCGACGTCATCGTCCCCATCGTCAGCAGCATGAAGTACGGGAAGCCCGCCCAGAGATTAATCACGATACAGATAATTTTCGCCAGCGTCGGATCGCTCAGCCAGGGGATCATGCTGCTTTTATCGATCAGCCCCAGCTGAAGCAGCGTCCGGTTGACAATCCCAAACGACCCGTTGAGCAGGTTGCGCCAGATCATCATCGAAACGACGATCGGGATCGCGTACGGCAAAATGTAAATCGAGCGAAAAACCGAGATGAGCCTGATTTTAAGCTGCGTCAGGACCGTCGCCATGATAATCCCGCCGGCGTAGCAGGTCACCGTCGCCGCCGCGCCCCAAAGAATCGTCCAAAACGCGACGCGCCCGAACGCGCCCGCCCAAACGTTACTGCCGCCGAACAGGGTCCGGAAGTTTTCCAGCCCGACCCAGTTCACGACGTTATTCGGCGGAATATGATCCGGGGCGGAATAGTCGGTAAACGCGACCAGCGCCGAAAACAGGAGCGGAACAATAATAAAGAAAATAACGAGGATCAACGCCGGCATCAGGCCAAGAATCGGGAAGGATTTGTTCGCCAGTTCGGAGAAAATGTTCTGGCCGCTGTCGTTCTTTCCGGTCAACTTCCGTTCGTCGTAATCCGACAAAGCGCTTTTAACCGACAGCGCGTACAGGACGAAGAAAAGGAAAATCACGGCCAGAACGGTAATCCCATCGATCATCATGAACATCGAATGGTCCCGTTCGATCATCGGAAGATCCGGCTTGGGGTCGCCCAACGTAATCAGGCCGTGAACCTTCCCGAACAGGGTCGGAATAAAAATCAGGAACAGGATCTCAATCAGCGCAAACAACGCGCCTTTAACGTACTGCTTCAGCTGGAGAAGATGCCCCAGTCCCATGAAGATAATCGACGTCCGGAAAAGCCGCTTCCGTTCCGGGTCGTCATGAATAGCGGATACAGCTGCCATATTGCATCGCTCCTTTCTTGAATCGTTTCGGGTTACAGTGAATTTTATGAAAAATCTTTCGCTGATTTCTCCACGGCGTTTCCGTGGTGAAAACGAACGTTGAAGAAAAGGCCTCCAAATCTGGCTGGAGGCCTTCTCGTTCTGTCTGCGTTATTTGGCGGTAAAACCTACGATCGCGGTATCAAGCTTCTGGAGCTCGGCTTCGACGTCGGCCCCGTCCCAGATATTCGCGGACGCGGCGCCGGCGGAATCCCAGAACGCGGTCATCGCCGGAACGGACGGCATCGGGAACGCGTATTTCAGCTGTTCAATGAAGCCGTTGACAATTTCCGATTCAACTTCCAGCGGAATCGCCGGAATCGCGCCGGTAATCTCATAGCGCAGCCGCTGCATTTCTTCCGAGATCAGGAACTTCGCGAAATCGGCGGCTTCTTCCGGATGCGCGCTGTACGCGGAGACGAACATCCCGCGGGTACCGGAGAACGAAGAAGCAGGAACCTTCCCGTCGAGCGACGGAAGCGTCGCAACGCCGAAGTCGATCCCGTCTTCCGTAAATTTGGAGACGTTCCAGGGGCCGGAAATATGGAGCGCGGCCGTACCGGCGCTGAACGCGCCGTCGGCGGTACCGGTATCGAGGTCGGCGGCGTTGAACGGAACGACGTCATGCAGCGATTGGAAAATCTTCATTCCGGCAATCGCGTCTTCGGTCGCCAGATAAGAAGAAGAGGTGTCGAGGCCGTCCGGACCGAAAAGCCGGTTCCCGTTCATCGTCGTAAACAGGATCGTATAGTACACGTTCCCGACGTCCATGACAAACCCGTATTTATCCGGGTTGGCTTCGTTGAATTCCCTGACCCAATCGGCGAGCTCTTCAAACGTCTCCGGGGCCTTGTCAACCAGCTCCTTGTTATAAAACAGCACGTACGTATCCGCGGTCGTTGGGTATCCGTACATGACGCCGTCGTACGTTAACGCCTGAGCGGCGGAAGGCAGGATCGCAGCGGCGACTGCTTCCGCGTCAACGGTCGGAAGAACATGCCCGCCGGCAACGAGCTCGCCCAGCTTATCATGCGGAGCGGCGAAAAGATCGGGGCCGATACCGGACGGGCCGTCGAGCGCGATCTGCGTCGAGGAATCGACAATTTCGACATTGACGAATTCGACCGTAACGTTCGGATTCATTTCAGCATACTTTTCGCCAGCCTGAATCAGCCATTCGTCGGGACCGCCGACGGATTCCCAAACGGTCAGCGTAACTTTATCCTGCGCGACGACGCCGGCAAACAACGCAGCAAATAAAGCGAAAACAACTAAAACCGAAAAAACTTTCTTCATGACAACATCCTTTCTTAAACCTTGATAAAAAGAACCGACCGGGATAAAAAAGCCCCTATATGTTATGGAAATTATACCTGTCCTTTCGGTTTTTGTAAATAATGTAAAGAGAACTCGCGAAAACTCGAAACGGATCATCCGGCCTAAGCGAAATAAAAGCGGATCAGGAAATACATCCATCCGAGATGCGCTATGGCGAAAAGCGGGACAAGCGTCCGGAATTTCGTTTTCCGCGTTTTATGATGAAACAGCAGCATCCCCGCCAACGCGCCAAACGGAGCGCCGGCGGCAACCCAGAGCAGCGTCCGCTCCGGGATCCGGCGGCGGTTCCGTTCCGCGAACCGCTTATCGATAAAGTAAAAGAAAAGCCCGACTGCGTTCGCCGCGGCGAACGGAACGATCCAGACCCAAATCAGCGTCAGGCCTTCCGGCGCGATCTTTAACATACAGGAATTTTATCGCGCGAAGCTCAGCTATTCCGAAGCAGTTCGACGATCCGCTCAGCAGCGCGCCCATC includes:
- a CDS encoding ABC transporter permease, whose translation is MAAVSAIHDDPERKRLFRTSIIFMGLGHLLQLKQYVKGALFALIEILFLIFIPTLFGKVHGLITLGDPKPDLPMIERDHSMFMMIDGITVLAVIFLFFVLYALSVKSALSDYDERKLTGKNDSGQNIFSELANKSFPILGLMPALILVIFFIIVPLLFSALVAFTDYSAPDHIPPNNVVNWVGLENFRTLFGGSNVWAGAFGRVAFWTILWGAAATVTCYAGGIIMATVLTQLKIRLISVFRSIYILPYAIPIVVSMMIWRNLLNGSFGIVNRTLLQLGLIDKSSMIPWLSDPTLAKIICIVINLWAGFPYFMLLTMGTMTSISGDQFEAAQIDGASNYQTFRYITLPQVLYQTMPLIIMSFTFNINNFGAIFFLTGGDPIVSDSTLTGAGGTDILVTWIYKLTINLLKYNYASVIAICIFAILAPFAIYNFRRTKSFKEGEI
- a CDS encoding ABC transporter substrate-binding protein, with product MKKVFSVLVVFALFAALFAGVVAQDKVTLTVWESVGGPDEWLIQAGEKYAEMNPNVTVEFVNVEIVDSSTQIALDGPSGIGPDLFAAPHDKLGELVAGGHVLPTVDAEAVAAAILPSAAQALTYDGVMYGYPTTADTYVLFYNKELVDKAPETFEELADWVREFNEANPDKYGFVMDVGNVYYTILFTTMNGNRLFGPDGLDTSSSYLATEDAIAGMKIFQSLHDVVPFNAADLDTGTADGAFSAGTAALHISGPWNVSKFTEDGIDFGVATLPSLDGKVPASSFSGTRGMFVSAYSAHPEEAADFAKFLISEEMQRLRYEITGAIPAIPLEVESEIVNGFIEQLKYAFPMPSVPAMTAFWDSAGAASANIWDGADVEAELQKLDTAIVGFTAK
- a CDS encoding sugar ABC transporter permease, with amino-acid sequence MVRRDKFVRTANMVLVYVFLTLAALLVLYPVVYLISAAFTPGSSISNLSTVPFGNGFTFEHFAKLFRKSNYLLWFKNTLMIAVGVSLATVFVCTIAAYVFSRFRFPFKKSLMLSFLILQIFPSFLGMVAIYVILLRLGGLDTLWGMVLIYTAGNVPYNTWLVKSYVDSIPRTLDEAAKIDGASNARTFFQIVLPLTKPIITFLAISSFTGPWMEYIFAKLVLRSNAKQTLAIGLLTFVTDRKNEFTVFCAGALLIAIPFVISFVVTQNILVTSLSSGALKE